GGAATTGGTGGCAGGCTTTGCTGCATCTCCAGAAGGAGCAAAGCTAATTAGCCATAATACCTTGTATTGGGGGACAGGTGTACTTTCAGGTATTCTGGATAATGCACCAACTTATTTGAATTTCTTGACGGCGGCATTAGCATCCAAGGGTGCTGATATTAATAATGTCAGTGATGTGGTTGCCTTTACAAAAGGAGGCTTTGCTGACTCCATCTTGGAGCTGCAAGCCATTTCAATAGCGGCTGTATTCTTTGGCGCTATGACTTACATTGGCAATGGACCTAACTTTATGGTAAAGTCAATTGCAGAGCAAACAGGAATTGAAATGCCATCGTTCTTTGGTTATATCCTAAGATACTCACTGCCAATTTTGCTGATTGTGTTGGTGATGGTGTGGTTCCTATTCTTCTTTAATGAGTCTGTGACATTAGGCTGGAATGCATTATTTGCATAAAAAAAATAGATTGCATTGGTTGGTTTTTTGAATAAAAACAGACCATATCTATATCTTTGAAAGATGCCATCAAGCTCTGTATAAAAGTACTGAGTGCAGATGGCATCTTTTTTATCAATAATGGTATAATTTTGTAGCCACATTACGGAACATAAATTTTTCAACCTAATTAATAACAAGAGAGCTACTATGCGAAAACTTTATTTTTTGTACTTGTTGCTGGGAGTGATGCTCGCAGGAACTTCCTGTGATACAGGACAAGAAAGTGACCATGAGGTACCTGACATATCAGATATCAAAGTGGATGTGAAAGTGCGCAGACTGGAGAAAGAGTTTTTTGCACTTAAGAGCAGAGAAGAAGTAACTAAGTTCCTGATGGCTAATCCTGCAATTGAACAACGCTATATCAGAAACTATACACCCTTTGATCCTGCAAAATTACCTGATCTATTGTTGGGAAGCATTGAGTATACAGCCAATGATACATTGAATCAGGATGTGGAAAAGATTTTTGCAGATTTCACCCCATATGAAAAGCAATTTGAGGAAGCTTTCCGTTATGTGAAGTATTACTTTCCTGAGTTTAAAGTGCCAGAGATATACACTATGGTGTCAGGTTTTGGACATTTCGGTTATGGTGGAGATGTTGTAGACTGTGGTGATTTTATCGTGATAGGTCTTGATTATTTTGCAGGAATGGAAGCCACTTACAGACCACCTGAAACACCTGCTTATCAAATGTCACGTTATGAGCCTGAATATATCGTACCAACTGTCATGATGTTGCTTTCAGGGAGGTTCAACCATGTTGATATGCAGGACAAAACAATGCTAGGTGAAATGATTGCCTATGGCAAGTCCTATGAGTTTGTCAACAGAACTTTGCCTTATATTGCGGATAGCCTTGTATGGGGGTGGACAGGAGAACAAACTGCTGGAGCTTTCCATAATGAAGGGAAGATTTGGAAACATTTTGTGGAAAATGACCTTTTCTATACAAAAGATCGCTTTATCAAGAACAAGTATATAGGTGAACGACCTGCTGTCAATGAAATTGACTCCCAGTGTCCAGGAAGAATCGGACGTTGGCTTGGTTGGCGAGTGGTACAGCAGTATATGCAGAAGTACCCAAACTTGACTTTGAAAGAAGTGATGGCGACAGAAGATGCCAAGAAGATATTTCAGGGGTCTCGCTATAGGCCTCCAGTGGACTAGAAACACATATTGAAGAGACAAAAGACCAACTTTTGCCTTGATACTTATAAAAACT
This portion of the Limibacter armeniacum genome encodes:
- the gldB gene encoding gliding motility lipoprotein GldB; the protein is MRKLYFLYLLLGVMLAGTSCDTGQESDHEVPDISDIKVDVKVRRLEKEFFALKSREEVTKFLMANPAIEQRYIRNYTPFDPAKLPDLLLGSIEYTANDTLNQDVEKIFADFTPYEKQFEEAFRYVKYYFPEFKVPEIYTMVSGFGHFGYGGDVVDCGDFIVIGLDYFAGMEATYRPPETPAYQMSRYEPEYIVPTVMMLLSGRFNHVDMQDKTMLGEMIAYGKSYEFVNRTLPYIADSLVWGWTGEQTAGAFHNEGKIWKHFVENDLFYTKDRFIKNKYIGERPAVNEIDSQCPGRIGRWLGWRVVQQYMQKYPNLTLKEVMATEDAKKIFQGSRYRPPVD